GCTTTCGACAGCGGCGACGCCGTTGGTGCCGAAGTAATCGAGGAAGGATTGGTCGAAGGCGTAGGTAATAAGGGGGACGTTCCAGCGATAGCCCTGGCCGATAAGCATTGGGCCGCCGATGGCGGTCGGAAGCTGATATGCGAGGGGCGTAGTCATCCACGGCGCGAAGGGGCCGAGGAGGGCGAAGGCAAAGGCGGATTGCCCAGCGAACAGGGCAAGCGTGACGGTGAAAAATTGGCCGAGGCGGCGCATGGAGTTAATGATCATTCCTTAATTGAATGAAAAATTTAATACCATGCCGACGGGCCGAACCTCAATGATATTCCTGCACGGTGCGGACGGCGTAGCCGGATTTTTTGAGGGCGGCGATGCCGAGCGCGGCGGCTTTGGCACCGCTTAAGGTGGTCATGATGGGCGTGTTGGTATAGACGGCGGTGGTGCGGATTTTTACTTCGTCGGCGCGCGGGGTTTGGCCGGCGGGGGTGTTGATGACGAGTTGGATTTCGCGGTTTTTCAAGAGGTCGAGGGCGTTGGGGCGGCCTTCGGTGAGTTTGTAGATGCGCTGGACTTTGAGGCCGGCTTTTTCAAGCACGGCGGCGGTTCCACTGGTGGAAATAATTTCAAAGCCAAGGTCGGCGAATTGGCGGGCGACTTCGGCGACTTCGGATTTATGGGCGTCGCTCACGCTGATGAAGACGCGACCGCTGACGGGAAGGGGGGAATTCGCGGCCATCTGAGATTTGGCGTAGGCGATGCCGAGGTCGGCGTCGAGACCCATGACTTCGCCGGTGGAACGCATTTCGGGCGAGAGCAAAATGTCCTGGCCATGAAAACGGTTGAAGGGGAAAACGGATTCCTTTACGGCCCAATACTTTGTCCAGATTTCCCGGGTGAAATTAAGCTCGGTCAATTTTTTGCCGGCCATGACTTTGGCGGCGAGCTTGGCGAGGGGGACGCCGATGGATTTGCTGACGAACGGCACGGTGCGGGACGCGCGCGGGTTGACTTCGAGGACGTAAACGGTTTCGCCTTTCACGGCGTATTGGACGTTCATCAGGCCTATGACGCGCAACTCGCGCGCCATTGCGCGCGTATATTGGCGGATCGTCTCAATGACTTTCTGCGAGAGGGTGTGGGGGGGGAGAACCATCGCGGCATCGCCGGAATGGACGCCGGCGAATTCGATGTGTTCGAGCATGCCGCCGATGACGATGGTGCCTTGCGCGGGATCGGTGAAGTGGCCGACGTCGGCGATGCAATCCACATCCACTTCGGTGGCGTCTTCGAGAAATTTATCCACGAGCACGGGGCGTTCGGGCGAGGCTTCGACGGCGAAGCGCATGTAGTGGGTCAACTCGGAATCGGAATAGACGATTTGCATCGCGCGACCGCCAAGGACGAAGCTGGGGCGCACGAGGACGGGATAACTTAATTGGCGCGCGGCGGCGAGGGCTTCGGCTTCATTGGTGGCAAGGCCGTTGGGCGGTTGAGGGATGTCGAGCTTGCGCAACATCGCGGCAAAGAGTTTGCGATCCTCGGCGATCTCGATGCTTTGGGGCGAGGTGCCGATGATGTTGACGCCGTTTTTTTGCAGGCCGAGCGCGAGGTTGAGCGGGGTCTGGCCGCCGAATTGCGCGATGGCGCCCCAGCATTTTTCGCGTTCGTAAATGTGAAGGACGTCTTCGAGCGTGAGCGGCTCGAAGAAAAGTTTGTCGCTGGTGTCGTAATCGGTGGAGACGGTCTCGGGATTAGAATTGACCATCAAAGTTTCAAAGCCGTCTTCCTTGAGCGCGAAGGCGGCATGCACGCAGCAGTAATCGAATTCGATGCCTTGGCCGATGCGGTTGGGGCCGCCGCCGAGGATCATGACTTTGCGGGTGTCGGTGGCTTTGATTTCGTCGTCGCCGCAATCGTAGGTGGAATAATAATAGGGCGTGTAAGCCTCGAACTCGGCGGCGCAGGTGTCCACGAGGCGGTAGCTGGGGATGAGGCCAAGTTTTTTGCGTTCAGCGCGGACGGCGTCCTCGGTCTGGCCGGTGAGATGGGCGATCTGGCGGTCGGAGAAACCGAGGGACTTGGCTTTGGCTAAAATATCGCGATTCATTTTGGTGTTAAATCAAACCGGGGAAGTAAGCATGAAGGCGAGCGCGGTGGCAAGTCCGGGTTTGGGGGAATGGTGAGGGGTCGTTATTGGAGATGTCTGATGCGTGTGGTGGATTGGGAAACATTTTTTTGACGCAGAGGCGCAGAGACGCGGAGGCGCAGAGAGGAATGGATTTTGGGATGGGGAAGGAAACTAGGTATGAAGATATGACGGAGCATGGCGGAAACAGAATGACCTTTCGCCTGAAAAACATCGCCGACGCGTTCTGGCACGTCGTGATCGAGAAGGAAGTTCAAGGTTTATTTGGCCGGCAATCAAATGGTCAATTTCCGCATGATGATCTTCGTAATAAGACAGGCATTCGTAAGCCTGGGCGCGCGTTGCGTCGGGGAAGCACTGGGATAGAGTGTCCACAGTTTCACCGTTTTGCAGAGAACTGATGATGTCATGGACGCCGATGCGAGTGTTCTCGATACGTGCATGACCGCCGCGTACGCCTTTTGTCCGGGTGATATAACGATACGTTTCTTTGACGCCTGCCATGTTAATGAAGTTAGCCAATTTAAAGAGCCATCGCAAGTTTGGTTCTAAGGTCTAAGTTTGTAAGATTTAAATGACAGATGCGCCGCTTGCCAACAGTTTGGTGGTCAGTTAAATTTCGGTTATGAAATTGCGGCTGCTCATCGAGTTGGATCCTAAAACCAAAAGGTGGTCGGCGGTTTTTCCTGAATTGCCGGGCTGCGCGAGCGCGGGAGACACCGAGGCGGAAGCGGTGGAAAATGCCAAGGAAGCGTTGACGCTTTGGTTTGAACCGTCACCGATGAAGTTAGGCAGAGGCGCCAAGTTGCTTGAGCTTTCTCTTCCTTGAGCCAGCACCATCCAGTTTGCAATGCAAAAGAAGTCGTTAAAGTTTTGCGTGCAAATGGTTTTCTTTTGGCAAGGCAATAGGCAGCCATCAAAAATGGCGTCATGCTGATGGGCGGCAGGTGATTGTGCCGATGCATGGCAGCAAACCAATTCCCATCGGAACTTTAAAGAGCATTATTCAAGGAAGCGGATTGAGCGCGGACGATTTTCGCTAAGGGACAATTCGGAGTAATCCCGCATTATAGATCATCAATAAATTGCCGCTGGCTGAATGCGAAATTCAAGATGGATATTGATCGGATTCGGCGGGGTGCTCGTAGCAATCATTGTTATGATTCTCTGCACGCGTGATGGGCAGAGGGCGCATCCGGTGTTTACTGCGGGGAACGGGAGTGTGGTATCGGTGGAGACGTGTTTGAGTCCGGATCAAACTTATTTTCACGTGTATGAGGGAAATCTTTTGCAGCGAGGGTTCAATCGGTTCGGCCACG
The Verrucomicrobiia bacterium genome window above contains:
- the carB gene encoding carbamoyl-phosphate synthase large subunit is translated as MNRDILAKAKSLGFSDRQIAHLTGQTEDAVRAERKKLGLIPSYRLVDTCAAEFEAYTPYYYSTYDCGDDEIKATDTRKVMILGGGPNRIGQGIEFDYCCVHAAFALKEDGFETLMVNSNPETVSTDYDTSDKLFFEPLTLEDVLHIYEREKCWGAIAQFGGQTPLNLALGLQKNGVNIIGTSPQSIEIAEDRKLFAAMLRKLDIPQPPNGLATNEAEALAAARQLSYPVLVRPSFVLGGRAMQIVYSDSELTHYMRFAVEASPERPVLVDKFLEDATEVDVDCIADVGHFTDPAQGTIVIGGMLEHIEFAGVHSGDAAMVLPPHTLSQKVIETIRQYTRAMARELRVIGLMNVQYAVKGETVYVLEVNPRASRTVPFVSKSIGVPLAKLAAKVMAGKKLTELNFTREIWTKYWAVKESVFPFNRFHGQDILLSPEMRSTGEVMGLDADLGIAYAKSQMAANSPLPVSGRVFISVSDAHKSEVAEVARQFADLGFEIISTSGTAAVLEKAGLKVQRIYKLTEGRPNALDLLKNREIQLVINTPAGQTPRADEVKIRTTAVYTNTPIMTTLSGAKAAALGIAALKKSGYAVRTVQEYH
- a CDS encoding DUF433 domain-containing protein, with amino-acid sequence MAGVKETYRYITRTKGVRGGHARIENTRIGVHDIISSLQNGETVDTLSQCFPDATRAQAYECLSYYEDHHAEIDHLIAGQINLELPSRSRRARTRRRCFSGERSFCFRHAPSYLHT
- a CDS encoding type II toxin-antitoxin system HicB family antitoxin → MKLRLLIELDPKTKRWSAVFPELPGCASAGDTEAEAVENAKEALTLWFEPSPMKLGRGAKLLELSLP